The sequence ctatctgtgtttagtactagcaagttttagccactgtttccttttgtttactgtaagagcttgcgtgccgagccggagatttttcgcgcgcccccgccgctgcagtttcgggtgttttgtaactttggaggcgtgtccaaacgccaggtaaagactatatatttgaacacatttggtctagctagcaggagaagcactttagcatcgagagcaacaccgagtaagtacatttagacctgttttcagttgctgtgtttggttagagaacacttagacttgtttcagctggttgtgtattggttgttggacatttaaaattgttttcagctatctgtgtttagtgtttggttagagaacagttagacttgtttcagctggttgtgtattggttgttggacatttaaaattgtttttcagctatctgtgtttagtactagcaagttttagccactgtttccttttgtttactgtaagagcttgcgtgccgagccggaggtttttcgcgcgcccccgccgctgcagtttcgggtgttttgtaactttggaggcgtgtccaaacgccaggtaaagactatatatttgaacacatttggtctagctagcaggagaagcactttagcatcgagagcaacaccgagtaagtacatttagacctgttttcagttgctgtgtttggttagagaacacttagacttgtttcagctggttgtgtattggttgttggacatttaaaattgtttttcagctatctgtgtttagtactagcaagttttagccactgtttccttttgtttactgtaagagcttgcgtgccgagccggaggtttttcgcgcgcccccgccgctgcagtttcgggtgtttttactctcgaggcgtgtccacctgagctcaatcagcaaagcgctcgggggtgtatataagcaactagtctcaccgcggcagcggtcgcggcagcctcgtgtgaagcccgccttgtgtgaagaccgacgagggtaaagaccatcgactctacctgtgcgactccaccgagcaaagacaccgacaaagcacttgagtacttcttactttatttatttttccttttctctgcactcattattgttttccttgcactttattatgtgtttactaattcctgttgttactaatactcgcagagcacgggaggtacgctgcaggcgcaaccctcacaaccttcgatcaattcatgtatcctctatttcacaactctctctctctgtgggcctctggaattgtcaatctgctgttaacaaagcagattttattacctccatagccactcattctgactttagtctcatggctctaactgaaacctggctgagaccggaggacactgctacacatgcagctctttctactaatttctctctttcccacacccctcgtcagacagggagagggggtgggactggactactgatttccaaagaatggaaattcactcagagaccgtccctgccaaaaatcagctcttttgaattccatgcagtcaccattatccacccctttcgcataaatgtggttgtcatctaccgcccaccgggtacattaggtcacttcttggatgaactggatgttcttctctcatctttttctgattatgacactcccttgttggtgctaggtgacttcaacatccacatagaaagacctcaagctgctgacttccagactctgcttgcatctttcgacctcaaaagagcacctacttctgctactcacaaatcaggtaattaactagaccttatttacactcgacattgcctcggtgaccaaacactagtaactccactacaaacatcagatcatttccttctctctctcaacatccacattactcctgagccgccacacactcctactctagttgcctttcgcagaaacctacacTCTCTgtcacccaacagactatccaccattgtttctaactctcttcctccatcttgcaaactctctgcacttgatacgaacagtgcaactgatacactctgctccacgctaacatcatgtctagacagactatgccctctgacatccagaccaacccgagccagtcctcctgcaccctggctctctgatgttctccgtgagcatcgctcaaaacttcgggctgctgagagaagctggcgaaaaacaaaaaatcctgaacagctcataacataccaaactcttctgtcttctttctcgactgaggttacttctgcaaagcagacatacttccgtcagaaagtcaacagtgccaccaatcctcgcttgctttttaaaacattttcctccctccttcaccctcctcctccacccgcatcctccacactcactactgatgactttgctacattcttttgcaccaaaactgcaaaaatcagtgctcaatttgctgcacctacaacaaacacgcaagatacaccaccaacaccacacacactcacctctttctcccagctctctgagtctgaggtgtccaatctcatgctatcaagccatgcaaccacctgtccgctagatcccattccctctcatctcctgcaagccatttctcctgcagtcataccaacactgactcacataattaacacatctcttgactctggtctattccctacttcatttaagcaggctagggtaacccctctgctaaagaaacccaacctggatcaaacgctacttgaaaactaccgaccagtatccctgcttccattcatggccaagattttggagaaagtagtgttcaatcaagtcctagactttcttactcaaaacaacctcatggacaaaaagcaatctggctttaagaaaggccactcaactgagactgccctgctctcggtcgtggaggacctcagactggctaaagcagactctaaatcatctgtcctcatcttgctggatttatcagctgcttttgacactgtaaaccaccagatcctgctatctacgcttgagtcactgggcgtcacaggcactgttattcaatggttcagttcctacctctcggacaggtcattcagggtgtcgtggaggggagaggtgtccaacctacagcatctatacactggggtacctcagggctctgtgcttggaccacttctcttctctatctacacggcatctttaggaacagtcatccagaaacatggttttttcctaccactgctatgctgatgacacccagctatacctctctttccaccctgatgatccctcggttccagctcgcatttcagcctgcctgtcagacatttcactctggatgaaagatcatcatctccagcttaacctcatgaaaacggaaatgcttgaagtttctgccaacccgactcttcaccataacttttcaatccagatggatggagcaaccatcactgcatccaaaatggtaaaaaagccttggagttacgattgatgaccaactgaacttctctgaccacatttctagaactgcccgatcttgcagattcgcactctacaacatcagaaaggtccgacccttcctatctgaacatacagctcaactcattgttcaagctcttgtcctctccaaactggactattgcaactctctgctagccgggctaccagctagttctatcaaacctcttcagctgcttcagaacgcagcagcacgagtggtctttgatgaacccaaaagagcacatgtcactccgctactcacccgtttgcactggcttccagttgctgcccgcatcaaattcaaagctctgatgtttgcttacaaagtgacctctagctgtgctccttcgtatctgctctcacttctgcagatatatgtgccctccagaaacttgcgttctgtgaatgaacgtcgcctcgttgttccatcccaaagagggaagaaatcacttttccgaactctcacattcaatctgcccagttggtggaatgaactccctaactacatcagaacagtcacttgctgtcttcaagaaacgactaaaaacgcaactgtttagtctccacttttcctcctaatctgcaattgcctctctggctataccactaactgagccctctttctctctctctctctctctctctctaaaaaaaaaaaaaaaaaaaaaaaaaaaaaaatttctactaatgttttgcttcttagacttttacacgcctgaaacttgtctatagcccttgttcactgctgctcttatagttgtgtaaattgcttccttgtcctcatttgtaagtcgctttggataaaagcgtctgctaaatgactaaatgtaaatgtaaatgaaaaatgtgcgcattaacatgtaaataatcaaaaaactaaatcaaatataatttgtcattttaataaatccTTAAGTGATCCTTTCAACAGAAGGTTAGGCTATAATATTTataggaataataaaaaatatatatgtaaaactacaacaaaaataaatgcaaagtaATACAGATCTTGCTTACACAGCAGGAGTCACATATATGCACTGACCTCACCGTCTATATGTTTAGTAAAAGTTAAGctgtaaagcaggggtgcccaaacttcgTCTTAGAGGGCCGGGTGTCCTGCAaaatttagttccaacctcaatcagaTAAACCTAGCTAATCAAGCCCTTAAGCCaaggtcacactggacttttcgccccatagacatacgcacgtgaatgcgtcagaccggtgttctgtcgattgtcagatttgtcagattgtcctacctcccattcaaaaaataGGTAGCACATTTTAATGACGCATTAtactacccatcagattttgctaccagtgtactTTTTAATGTGGAGCAGTGTGATAGGAAActgtaatatcaccctaacctacctaatccctaactcCAACCTCAGAACTATTCAAATATACAGTgctggtagcataatctgatgggtaggataaaatgtcaggacaccggaaACTCAAGCTCATGCaacagttcgctgcattgcaaagttaagcttggtgaactctaacttGCAAAATCCCACATcatgtgactgtgtgagaccaactgaatatcaaaacatgacctctcgggacagaaaatttaaatatagactaatcgctcgctttttaaaatcatcttgtttaatactgccactttttgcagcgccgtacaacagaatttggCACGCACAAACTCTACTGTGACCGTGGCATTActagactttctagaaacatccttgcaggtgtgttaaggcaagttggagctaaaatcacagacaccggtcctccaggactgagtttggacacccctactgtaaaataaagttcagtatattagcaataaagttgctaatataatgatgataaaataagAGACTCCAACCACTCATCTTTTGATTCATCATGCAGCTCAAAGAATTATGGGTAGAATCCCTCTATAATCTATACTGGTTCATGAACACAGTTCCACAGATGATCCAATATGAACATAAAATCCAGGACAGAttggctcagtgaatgtggtctgaaCTGTGTGGATGAGGCGCATTGTATCAGAGACACTGTAGAAGGACAGaattcctgcactgtgatccacatacACTCCTACTTTACTGCTGATGGTCTTTACAGGGAGATCAATCTTTATGTTATTGTGTCTGAATGAGTATCTGGATGGACAACAAATCAGACTCCAGGATTGATCATTATGTCCAAATCCACATTCATAATCTCCATTATCCCggctgatgctcttatatgacactgatataaacacacatccACTCCACTCGATCTCCCAGTAAcagcatccacacacactctctctacaCAACACTTGCCACAGCTcttcaaatctgtctggatgatcaggatacaaCCGGAATTTGCCAGTGCGAGTAACCACTCTGTTGTTTTCTGATAGATAGAGGTATTTATTCACGGTGTTCAGATCCAGAGTGAACTGCTGAGAATCTGATGGAGAGAAAACAAAGCTGAATAAGGAATTATGAATCAGTTTGATGTTTTAATGTAACTGAACTCTTCATTTTCAGTGTATCTGCTTTGTCTCAGTTCATGTCCATTCCTACAAAAGAGGTTTAAGCCAAATTGtgctattttggtgactgtcactttaaattcaaatgagattgtgctcccagtcttcctttcaaaaacaagactagcatccaatgctaatgagggagagatcatgaCTAATGAACAGGCTTTCCCCCTCAGATGACGTACAGAGGGAGAATGTCCCCTTTAACCTAGccaattattttcttttagtgACATAACTAAGAATTTATAGATGATGAAATATATAATTTGTCTTCccctaaacaaaaaaaagtgcttttttgaTTTTCAGTCCCAAAACAGCTAGCTTTGACTCTCACAACTCAAAAAATTTGCTTCTGCTTGTTGCATATTGGCAACATATTGTACATGTTGCATATTGGCATTATGTGTCTTAATTTGgggttaaatacaaataaatacaaagagTTCTAAAGCAGGATAAAAAATGTGGTTCATTTACTTTGTATTTTGTAAGTTACTTACTTGGAATAACACATTTATGGAAATGGGATCTCTTTAAAAAGAAGTCATAAACTTAAGAAAGCTTGTTGAAAAGTGTATAAACAGCTGATATATTTGAACATGAAAATTCTGGGAAAACTCTGGGAATGCCATGAGAACAAGGAAAATCAGAAAAGACAAGATAACTTTGTCTTTTATGGGACAGCGAAGTCAGCCTGAGAAACATCAGTAGAGAGCGAGTAAAAAGGTACAGGATCATCTTATTGAATATCCTGATCTTGATCTGGGCAGACTCAAAAGCAATCTGAATCTCCCAATCAAAGAGCTTTGAGAAAGAGATCCCCTGAAAAAGCAAGGCTAGTTGTGTTCTGTTTTAACCAAGTGGAAGGATAAGTAAGAGATTCTATAGAAATTAAGGGCAAAGAAAGCCGTAAGGGCAGCCATGGCCTAATGTTTCGAAATTTAAATCTATGGTCAAAAGGTTACAGATTCGATTCCCGGCACCTTCGGGGATTGTAGGTGGGGGAGTGAATAATAAGCAATCTCTTCCACCCTCAATACCACAGATGAGGTGATTCCCCAAGCAAAGCACTGAATCCCCAACAGCTCCCCAAGCAGCCCACTGTTACAGGTGTGTGTGACCCAAAGTCCTTTTCAAGGAAAGTCTATTCACTCAGCTGCAATATTTGCAGCACATCGAGGCAGTTCATCCAAGATCAAGTCCTATCTCGACAGGCAAGACACTTGACAGACAAATCACACCAGGAAACACACTAGCACATGACAGGATAGGATAAGACCAATCTGAACGGGACTAGAGAGCTGACAAAATGAAGGTTAAGTGAGGCATCACAGTATCTAATAAACCTGCAAAAGAAAATTCAGCAGGTAAATAAAGATATGCAAATACATGTAGAGTGATTGCTAATTGTGAGCACCTAAGACAGCTAAGACAGAATGAAAAGTGCTCAAAACATCTGAAACAAAGAAAGGAAGTTCCTTATAGTAAAATTTTATGAACTATCAAATTTAGTCCTaggtattattataatttacaagTAACTACTACTACTAGCGGTGTTGCCATTGATATTACTACGTAAAGCTTTTGCAAAAATATACTTGAAGTTGTACTGAAATatactgaataaactaaacttgAAGCGTCCTTATTTTGATAACGGCAGATATCTTGTGCAAATCATCATTCACATGATCAGTTATAAAACTCTTCTATCATGGTTTTATTCTCCTTCCACATGAAgaacattttctgtttattttcttaGTAACTTACATTGTAAGAAGTCATTCCTGTTTTTGGTGATAGTGCTGGTGAGTTTAACTGTGGAAACCAACAAACATGAACAGTGTAAATATGTCTAGAGAACAATACTTTTTTAATATGATGTTGTACATCACAATAATAGATGATGGAGGACTAATTTCTAAGAGCAGATTAATCGACCGACTTTACCTCGGTCAGTGATCTTCTTGATCTGCTCTTTGCAGTAATACTCCACTTTGACTTTCAGCCGATGCACAGATTCTCTCAGGCCATCAAACGTTAATATAGAACTGAAGGAAGCATCTGTAGTTTCAGGAGGAACTGAGAGAGACTGGAAACTCTACAGAAAACAGAAATCAAACATATTGCCTCTTAACCTTACAGAATAACCAGTTGCTGACAGAAAGCCCGTCAACTGCCAATTCTGCTCTCATTAACTATTTCTCTGGGATTTTCCTGTCATTGCAGGATCTTCAAGTCCACAATGATGCTGTTCTTCTGGATCTGTTACCTGCAGGAAATGGATGTGATCCTGTGTGTGTGAAAGCTGTTCCAGCTCAGCGTCTCTTCTCCTCAGACGATCAATCTCCTGCTCCAGTCGCTCCATCAGTCCTTCAGCTTCACTCACTGCAGTCTTATGCTGATCTCTGATCATCTGTGTAAGCTCAGAGCATCGTCTCTCAATGGAGCGGATGAGCTCAGTAAAGATTTTCTCAGTGTCCTCCACTGCTGTCTGTGCAGAACGCTGTTAAACACATCACAATCACACAGCCTGTGAGACACTGAGCTTCAGTGAGACTCAAACTTCTCTTCTTCACCAGACTTACCTTGTGAGACTCCACAGCCTCTCTCAGCCGCAGAAGATCTTTCTGTCTCTGCAGAACTCTCTGCTGGAGCTTCATCTGCATCTCCTTCAGCTCTTTCTGGAGGACAAACCAACATCAGCAAACAACTGTCACCAAACCAGTATATAAAGATTATGTGGTGCACTGAATATAGATCTATTATAGTATAATCAAACCTGTTCAAACCACATTCATAGtttgatgaatgagtgaatattcattcattctccttcttAGGGCCTAGTCCTTTTAtccatcaggggttgccacagcaaatgacccgccaacttatccagtgtatgttttacactgtggatgcccttccagctacaacccagcactgtgaaacatcacacacatacactatagccaaattagtttattcaattcacctatagtgcatgtgtttggactgtgggggaaactggagcacctgcaggaaacccacgcagacatgaggagaacatgcatactacactcagaaacgtcaactggcccAGGCAGGGCTCAAACcgggaaccttcttgctgtgaggcgacagtgctaaccactgagccacgatgTCGccataattgaatattaatcagtaTTAAGTTTCTTAGAGAGGAAATTCATCTCTATATTTTTGAGTTTGTAAATTAAAGTAGATATAAAAAGACAGTGCTGCTGTTGTGACTCACATTTCTAGGAAATTAGAAAGGTGAGTGttgataaaatatgataatttacTCAAATTTTGTTCATAACTTTTATGATTATATGTCAATTGTGTAGGACAGCAGATCTTTTGAAACATGTTTCAGCCTGTGACAGATTAAAATCAAAACGCAATGGTTCTCATGTCACaatcacatgaaaaaaaatatcacaacatCAAGATACAGGATGTGACATTCACCATATTTGATTTGTAATGTGAATATATGAGttgatcaattcattcatttgatttaaaaaaattcaatggaaAATGTTTGTAATTATGGCAGCACCGTGGCTCATTGGTTTCCTCagagcaagaaagtcgctggttcgagtcctggctgggctagttggcatttctgtgtggagtttgcatgttcagaCTTTgagtaggtttcctctgggtgctccagtttcccccacagtccaaggacatgcgctataggtgaattgaataaaataaattggccatagtgtatgggtgtttcccagtactgggaagagcttccgctgcgtaaaacatatgctgggtaagtcggcggatcatttcgctgtggcgactcctgatgaataaagggtctaagctgaaggaaaatttatgCATGTATATAACTTTTGCTGCTAGtgggtgcatattcacaacaagcAAAAGCATATTTTGATGACACCATCATCAAGTGTTGTATCATAAGAGTTGTGCTCTTTACTATATCCTatgggactcctgcagaaatcatgttcatggatgaaCTGAAGTATTCAAAACTTTTTATCATGATAGTATGAAGCAGAGGTAATAGGCCATTTTTGTGTCTATGAATGCTAGATGCAGTGCTcaggaaggttttttttttttaaagtacagaaCAGACCACAAAGTTATCCGGCCACTGAGTGCTTGTAAACAGTAACTTGCAATGCTTGCTCCGCCAtcaagttcttctgattggtccactgctttggaaatGACGCCGGTTGAGTGGCGCTGCCTGTAAATGTTTAAATTCTTTTAACTTGACATGGTGTCTAAAAAACATGGCGCTCATGTGCACTTTAAAAGGCACGAGACACAAGAATAAtggtattatatacatatttgtcTGTCCAGTGCATGTTTAAATTGAAAAACACCTTCTGTGTGAATAATCCCTAAGGGTGAAAGCCATTAAAGCAAAATGAGAGAACTGgagcaattgctgatgagagacaAGTGTGATGTGGCACGATAGCAGTGGAGCTTTTCACTGCTTTCAGTTTTTCCAGTTGTGATCAGATGGAgaagcagtgctgttttatcatactaaatacattttaaggttctgttataatgctgcccCATGCAGTTTAACACACCACCACaccatgttaaaatgtttttggtGTCAAAGATGTCTCCTACTCATGTTTAATGACTACCATCCTACATCTGACTCGATTGCCTTGCTATGCAGCATCCACGTTTGCAACCAATTGCTCCGCAGAGAAGGCATTACCCACATTCATTTGGCCCTCGCCAAACTGTACAAAAAGGAAAAATACATACTAATGCTGTTCATAGACCTTAGCTCAGAATTATTGTGAAGCTGTTCGATCTGAACCTCCCACTGCAACTGCATCTTCAATATCAGGGCTTTGTGCTCAGTGCACTGCTCTTCTCTTGTGATTTGCAAATGTATCAcaacacaagacaaaaaaaaaatatgtacataaTATGATTGTGGTAGATCTCATTATCAAGAACCATAAGTAATCATATATTCAGTGGAGAGTGCCAAATTTCTCTGTGCTCATTTTAATACCAGCTACATCTGTAAAAAGCCCAGAAGGATCTATAATTCCTGCAAAGACTTAGGCAAGTCCATTTCCCACTCTCCTCCTGAGTATATTTTGCAGAGAGACAGCAGTATACTGCTGCAAAACCGCATGGAATCTtatcttttcaggtcagatctgtgccactttcttatgtagtcttaaatcagacacagatctgatgttctgCAATGCGcccgcagtgtgaacggttatgtcggatttcatgtgacctttacataatcttcgagcgacatgcgtcatcattcagtgctgcaaacatcatctactcctcagcagcatagtagaatggcacacatgGTGATTACCACataaagttggttgttcatgttgaaaaagattttgaaggcaaaactgttGCTTGttaaccaggggcgttgctagacccattttactggggcacgtgccccagtaaacattgccagtgccccagtaaatgctttgagatatcaaTTActtgcaagtgtatttattaagagtggtaattccgaaataaagacgttactcTCTATATTCAACTGaatcaacgctggtgaaagcaatgtagtttaatcaaaaagcaaactgatgcatctctGCATGTgtgcagaagaaaaaattaaaCCCGCGCGCCTCACACACACCTCCTGCTAGACGCACTGCTCTTCTCCCAGTGCAATTCCCAGTTGTTAACACGCATGCCGAAAAAACACCCGCTGCTCACGCTCCGCTCATGAGTTGCAAAACCGGCATTAAGAGTCTTTTAtgcagtcgacaaaactaaagtttaaataaaatgatggtgATCTTTACTATGCATGCTttctcatagattttttttttgtatgaagcaagttacgagtcagggaggtaaaacttaataaacctaattctctccCGCGTGTCAAGTCtaaaacaacagataattctatcattctatcaaacatcttattttgtattCAATAGAATTGTCTATATAatatcattcaaatgaaattaatattcatacaaaagattttttaaatgattattttccagttacatttaggattaattatttaaaataataattgtataacaatattaatacttttatttatttataatacatatttttgtgcatatatatatatatatatatatatatatatatatatatatatatatatatatattttttttttttttttttttttttttttgagggggacgtgccccagtagagGTCTATCAACGCCCTGTTGTTAACTAATCTGGTTAACGATTGAGGCACGGGTTG comes from Danio aesculapii chromosome 23, fDanAes4.1, whole genome shotgun sequence and encodes:
- the LOC130217319 gene encoding tripartite motif-containing protein 16-like, with amino-acid sequence MAEARIFQEEFTCPVCLDLLKDPVTIPCGHSYCKSCITGCWDQEEEKRVYSCPQCRETFRPRPALAKNTILAEMVEKLKKTRPAADCYAGAGDVQCDVCTKRKYKAIKSCLVCLESYCRTHFERHEEFHSCKPHKMIDATERLQDMICRKTIYNHKNHTTVSSAAQRTEKQKELKEMQMKLQQRVLQRQKDLLRLREAVESHKRSAQTAVEDTEKIFTELIRSIERRCSELTQMIRDQHKTAVSEAEGLMERLEQEIDRLRRRDAELEQLSHTQDHIHFLQSFQSLSVPPETTDASFSSILTFDGLRESVHRLKVKVEYYCKEQIKKITDRVKLTSTITKNRNDFLQYSQQFTLDLNTVNKYLYLSENNRVVTRTGKFRLYPDHPDRFEELWQVLCRESVCGCCYWEIEWSGCVFISVSYKSISRDNGDYECGFGHNDQSWSLICCPSRYSFRHNNIKIDLPVKTISSKVGVYVDHSAGILSFYSVSDTMRLIHTVQTTFTEPICPGFYVHIGSSVELCS